A DNA window from Planctomycetia bacterium contains the following coding sequences:
- a CDS encoding ABC transporter ATP-binding protein → MAQPHAHGAPHKRPLARLADALRFERDDVWIVALFATAVGILSIVAPAAIEALVNTVAFGVQLWPVIVLSGVMFVFLALSAALRAMQMYVVECLQRRFFVRTADAFADHFSRAEIAAFDGRNPTDIVNRFFEVASVQKAVATLLVDGVGVVMITLVGLAVLAFYHPYLLTFAAVMAGLVLFLFFVLGIGGVRTSIAESYAKFDVAAWLEELAKCPHTFRFGRGGELAHQRADDLADAYVAARRRHFSVVWRQTLFALLLEAVAMTILLGLGGWLVIQRQLTLGQLVAGELIVALVLAAISKSGKYIETFYDLQASLDKLGVIEQLPLERTGGEILPAADSPMRVVIEVRARRPGHEAAEMRRLEIGPGERVAITGPSGSGKTWLLETLALLRVPTEGLLEFDGLDARSLDRAATRLQVAYVGQSETFADTVAENIRVGRDELSAADVRRALEMVSLADTVARLPEGVSTPLASDGLPLSVNDISRLSIARAIAGRPRLLLVNGMLDRLDMRSCPEVLDSLFDRAAPWTLVIVTARDDIKARCDRAVEWS, encoded by the coding sequence ATGGCCCAACCCCACGCTCACGGCGCCCCGCACAAGCGGCCGCTGGCGCGACTCGCCGATGCCCTGCGGTTCGAGCGGGACGACGTCTGGATCGTCGCCCTGTTCGCCACCGCCGTCGGCATCCTCTCGATCGTCGCGCCGGCCGCCATCGAGGCGCTCGTCAACACGGTCGCCTTCGGCGTGCAACTCTGGCCGGTGATCGTGCTCTCCGGCGTGATGTTCGTGTTTCTCGCCCTCTCTGCGGCCCTCCGGGCGATGCAGATGTACGTCGTCGAATGCCTGCAGCGCCGGTTCTTCGTGCGCACGGCCGACGCCTTCGCCGACCACTTTTCCCGGGCCGAGATCGCCGCCTTCGACGGCCGCAACCCCACCGACATCGTCAACCGTTTCTTCGAGGTCGCCTCGGTGCAGAAGGCGGTGGCCACGCTGCTCGTGGATGGCGTCGGCGTCGTGATGATCACGCTCGTCGGCCTCGCCGTTCTCGCCTTCTACCACCCCTACCTGCTTACGTTCGCGGCCGTGATGGCGGGGCTGGTGCTGTTCCTGTTCTTCGTGCTCGGGATTGGCGGCGTCCGCACGAGCATCGCCGAGAGCTACGCCAAGTTCGACGTTGCGGCCTGGCTCGAGGAGCTGGCCAAGTGCCCCCACACCTTCCGCTTCGGCCGCGGCGGCGAGCTCGCCCACCAGCGGGCCGACGACCTCGCCGACGCCTACGTGGCGGCCCGCCGCCGGCACTTCAGCGTCGTCTGGCGGCAGACGCTCTTCGCCCTGCTCCTCGAGGCGGTGGCGATGACGATCCTCCTCGGACTCGGCGGCTGGCTCGTGATCCAGCGGCAGCTGACGCTCGGCCAGCTCGTGGCCGGCGAACTGATCGTGGCCCTCGTCCTCGCCGCGATCTCCAAGAGCGGGAAGTACATCGAGACCTTCTATGACCTCCAGGCCTCGCTCGACAAGCTGGGAGTCATCGAGCAGCTCCCGCTGGAACGGACCGGCGGCGAGATCCTCCCCGCGGCCGACAGCCCGATGCGGGTCGTCATCGAGGTCCGTGCCCGGCGGCCCGGTCACGAGGCCGCCGAGATGCGTCGCCTTGAGATCGGCCCCGGCGAACGCGTGGCGATCACTGGCCCGTCGGGCAGCGGCAAGACCTGGCTCCTGGAGACGCTCGCCCTGTTACGCGTGCCCACCGAGGGGCTCCTCGAATTCGACGGCCTCGACGCCCGCTCGCTTGACCGGGCCGCCACGCGGCTGCAGGTCGCCTACGTCGGCCAGTCCGAGACCTTCGCCGACACCGTCGCCGAAAACATCCGCGTCGGCCGAGACGAACTCTCGGCCGCCGATGTCCGCCGGGCGCTGGAGATGGTCAGCCTCGCCGACACCGTCGCCCGCCTGCCCGAAGGCGTGTCGACGCCGCTGGCCTCCGACGGCCTGCCGCTGTCGGTCAACGACATCTCCCGGCTATCGATCGCCCGGGCGATCGCCGGCCGTCCCCGCCTGCTGCTCGTCAACGGCATGCTCGACCGGCTCGACATGCGCAGCTGCCCCGAGGTGCTCG
- the wbiG gene encoding epimerase/dehydratase: protein MNVLVTGASGFVGRGLLHFLAMRDVGGVATGRIAPTGLPPGWRGAPRTDVLTAQVDVGGIDTVVHLEVKQHVPRPSPADEADFYRVNVGGTEEWLTWAARRNVRQFVHLSTIKAVAAASTPQTEAAPLAPNTAYGRSKAAAELAIQRWAAENATRQAVILRPAPVYGPGNEANLAAFVRQILAGKPCLIGRGETRKSVVSRTNLAAAIAFAAEQHGPGCEIFNVSDRETPSLSELAHLIAELAHAPRPRSIPGTLALVVAGTGDLYEALTGRSFPLTSARLRAIRETSVFPSDKLVAAGYRHPQSTREGLAEMLDWVTKQG from the coding sequence ATGAACGTGCTCGTCACCGGGGCCAGCGGTTTCGTGGGCCGGGGCCTGCTGCATTTTCTTGCCATGCGTGACGTCGGCGGTGTCGCCACGGGACGCATTGCCCCGACCGGCCTGCCGCCCGGATGGCGCGGTGCACCCCGCACCGACGTGCTCACCGCTCAGGTCGATGTCGGCGGAATAGACACCGTCGTCCATCTCGAAGTAAAGCAGCATGTGCCGCGGCCGTCACCGGCGGATGAGGCCGATTTTTACCGCGTGAACGTCGGTGGTACGGAGGAATGGCTCACGTGGGCGGCACGCCGCAATGTGCGACAATTCGTTCATCTGAGTACGATCAAGGCTGTCGCTGCCGCCTCGACACCCCAGACCGAGGCCGCCCCGCTTGCACCAAACACCGCGTACGGACGCTCCAAGGCTGCCGCGGAACTTGCCATCCAGCGCTGGGCCGCGGAGAACGCGACCAGACAGGCTGTCATACTTCGCCCGGCGCCGGTTTACGGCCCCGGCAACGAGGCAAACCTCGCGGCCTTCGTCCGCCAGATTCTTGCCGGCAAGCCGTGTTTGATAGGTCGCGGGGAGACGCGCAAGTCCGTCGTCTCGCGTACGAACCTCGCTGCAGCGATCGCGTTCGCGGCGGAGCAGCATGGTCCGGGATGCGAAATCTTCAACGTCTCGGATCGTGAAACGCCTTCGCTGTCCGAACTCGCCCACCTGATTGCCGAACTGGCACACGCACCGCGACCACGATCGATACCGGGCACGCTGGCTTTAGTCGTCGCCGGCACCGGCGACCTCTACGAGGCCCTCACCGGCCGATCCTTCCCCCTCACGAGCGCCCGCCTGCGAGCGATCCGCGAGACGAGCGTGTTTCCGTCCGACAAGCTCGTCGCCGCCGGTTATCGCCACCCCCAATCGACCCGCGAGGGCCTCGCGGAAATGCTCGACTGGGTCACCAAACAAGGGTGA